The following are encoded in a window of Physeter macrocephalus isolate SW-GA chromosome 9, ASM283717v5, whole genome shotgun sequence genomic DNA:
- the ANGPTL2 gene encoding angiopoietin-related protein 2, with amino-acid sequence MRPLCVTCWWLGLLAALGAAVGQKEGFEGTEEGSPSEFIYLNRYKRAGESSDKCTYTFIVPQQRVTGAICVNSKEPEVLLENRVHKQELELLNNELLKQKRQIETLQQLVEVDGGIVSEVKLLRKESRNMNSRVTQLYMQLLHEIIRKRDNALELSQLENRILNQTADMLQLASKYKDLEHKYQHLATLAHNQSEVIAQLEEHCQRVPAARPVPQPPPAAPPRVYQPPPYNRIINQISTNEIQSDQNLKVLPPPLPTMPALTSLPSSTDKPSGPWRDCLQALEDGHDTSSIYLVKPENTNRLMQVWCDQRHDPGGWTVIQRRLDGSVNFFRNWETYKQGFGNIDGEYWLGLENIYWLTNQGNYKLLVTMEDWSGRKVFAEYASFRLEPESEYYKLRLGRYHGNAGDSFTWHNGKQFTTLDRDHDVYTGNCAHYQKGGWWYNACAHSNLNGVWYRGGHYRSRYQDGVYWAEFRGGSYSLKKVVMMIRPNPNTFH; translated from the exons ATGAGGCCGCTGTGCGTGACGTGCTGGTGGCTGGGACTGCTGGCCGCCCTGGGAGCGGCCGTGGGCCAGAAGGAGGGCTTTGAGGGCACAGAGGAGGGCTCGCCCAGCGAGTTCATCTACCTGAACAGGTACAAGCGGGCCGGCGAGTCCTCGGACAAGTGCACCTACACCTTCATCGTTCCCCAGCAGCGGGTCACGGGCGCCATCTGCGTCAACTCCAAGGAGCCCGAGGTGCTCCTGGAGAACCGGGTGCACAAGCAGGAGCTGGAGCTGCTCAACAACGAGCTGCTCAAGCAGAAGCGGCAGATCGAGACGCTGCAGCAGCTGGTGGAGGTGGACGGCGGCATCGTGAGCGAGGTGAAGCTGCTGCGCAAGGAAAGCCGCAACATGAACTCGCGGGTCACGCAGCTCTACATGCAGCTCCTGCACGAGATCATCCGCAAGCGGGACAATGCGCTCGAGCTCTCCCAGCTGGAGAACAGGATCCTCAACCAGACGGCTGACATGCTGCAGCTGGCCAGCAAGTACAAGGACCTGGAGCACAAGTACCAGCACCTGGCCACGCTGGCCCACAACCAGTCAGAGGTCATCGCGCAGCTGGAGGAGCACTGCCAGCGGGTGCCCGCCGCCCGGCCCGTGCCCcagccgccgcccgccgccccgccccgcgtcTACCAGCCGCCCCCCTACAACCGCATCATCAACCAGATCTCCACCAACGAGATCCAGAGCGACCAGAACCTGAAGGTGCTGCCGCCCCCCCTGCCAACCATGCCCGCCCTCACCAGCCTCCCATCCTCCACAGACAAGCCGTCGG GCCCGTGGAGAGACTGCCTGCAGGCCCTGGAGGATGGCCATGACACCAGCTCCATCTACCTGGTGAAGCCAGAGAACACCAACCGCCTCATGCAGGTGTGGTGCGACCAGAGACATGACCCCGGGGGCTGGACCGTCATCCAGAGGCGCCTGGACGGCTCGGTCAACTTCTTCCGAAACTGGGAGACGTACAAG CAAGGGTTTGGGAACATCGATGGCGAGTACTGGCTGGGTCTGGAGAACATTTACTGGCTGACGAACCAAGGCAACTACAAACTGCTGGTGACCATGGAAGACTGGTCTGGCCGCAAGGTCTTTGCAGAATATGCCAGCTTCCGCCTGGAGCCTGAGAGCGAGTATTATAAGCTGCGGCTGGGGCGCTACCATGGCAACGCCGGTGACTCCTTTACCTGGCACAATGGCAAGCAGTTCACCACCCTGGACAGAGACCATGATGTCTACACAG GCAACTGTGCCCACTACCAGAAGGGCGGCTGGTGGTATAACGCCTGTGCCCACTCCAACCTCAACGGGGTCTGGTACCGCGGGGGCCACTACCGGAGCCGCTACCAGGACGGAGTCTACTGGGCTGAGTTCCGAGGAGGCTCCTACTCGCTCAAGAAGGTGGTGATGATGATCCGGCCGAACCCCAACACCTTCCACTAG